The Clostridium chauvoei genome has a window encoding:
- a CDS encoding Dabb family protein: MIKHIVMWKLKDNAEGNDKFINSNKIKDSLEALRGVISEIKFIEVGINIKEGEQAYDVVLNSEFNNLEELDKYQKNPEHLKVAGFIGKVADSRVVVDYEF; this comes from the coding sequence ATGATTAAACATATTGTAATGTGGAAATTAAAAGATAATGCAGAAGGAAATGATAAATTTATAAACTCTAATAAAATAAAAGATTCTCTAGAAGCTTTAAGAGGTGTAATATCTGAAATAAAATTTATTGAAGTAGGTATTAATATAAAAGAAGGAGAACAAGCTTATGATGTGGTTTTAAATTCTGAGTTTAATAATTTAGAAGAGTTAGATAAATACCAAAAAAATCCAGAGCATTTAAAAGTAGCAGGATTCATAGGTAAGGTAGCAGACTCAAGAGTTGTGGTAGATTATGAATTTTAA
- a CDS encoding FAD-dependent oxidoreductase → MKDLNYYDLTGKVVTREDFSYEEDRKSWNRAIEKYPLVIIYCYTEEDVINSINWARNNSLPIRIRSGAHNYEGYSTGNDVVVIDVSNMNYIEIDEENNTVKIQGGVRNRELYEFLGKRLIPFPGGGCPTVGIIGLTLGGGWGYSARLLGLAADSLQEIKLINYKGEKIIANKEKNDDLFWASLGGGGGNFGIVTSMKFKLPKKIKMATLINIDYKHINIEENINIVEIFQDEFKSLDRRVNFKMAIYNSKEKGRGVKITGLFYGDKNEANEILKPFKNLSDNMDFDLEYMSVLEANRKIQDSHPPYESYKSTGRFVYKDYTRDEIKNLIDLVENREDGSIYTAVSFYGLGGAIADIDNKSTAFYYRDAKFIMGIQSVWEEAIYAPKNREWVKGKVEYIKTITKGTFINFPFVELNDYEKEYYGENLSKLKCIKSKYDPENVFNFPQSIKLK, encoded by the coding sequence ATGAAAGACTTAAATTATTATGATTTAACAGGTAAAGTAGTTACTAGAGAGGATTTTAGTTATGAAGAAGATAGAAAGAGTTGGAACAGAGCTATTGAAAAATACCCTTTAGTGATTATATATTGCTACACAGAAGAAGATGTTATTAACTCAATTAATTGGGCAAGAAATAATTCTTTACCAATAAGAATAAGATCAGGCGCTCATAATTATGAAGGATATTCAACTGGTAATGATGTAGTAGTAATTGATGTAAGTAATATGAATTATATTGAAATAGATGAGGAAAATAATACAGTCAAAATACAAGGTGGGGTTAGAAATAGAGAGTTATATGAATTTTTAGGAAAGCGATTAATTCCTTTTCCAGGAGGAGGATGTCCAACTGTTGGTATTATTGGATTAACTCTAGGTGGAGGATGGGGGTATTCTGCTAGATTACTAGGACTAGCTGCAGATAGCTTGCAAGAAATAAAACTTATAAACTATAAAGGAGAAAAAATAATAGCTAATAAGGAAAAAAATGATGATTTATTTTGGGCATCGTTAGGTGGAGGTGGAGGAAATTTTGGTATAGTAACCTCTATGAAATTTAAACTACCTAAAAAGATAAAGATGGCAACTTTAATAAATATTGATTATAAACATATAAACATTGAAGAAAATATAAATATAGTTGAGATTTTTCAAGATGAATTTAAAAGTTTAGATAGAAGAGTTAATTTTAAAATGGCTATATATAACTCTAAAGAAAAAGGAAGAGGTGTGAAAATTACAGGATTATTCTATGGTGATAAAAATGAAGCAAATGAAATTTTAAAGCCTTTTAAAAATCTTTCAGATAATATGGACTTTGATTTAGAATATATGTCTGTATTAGAAGCAAATAGAAAAATTCAAGATAGTCATCCACCATATGAAAGTTATAAATCAACAGGTAGATTTGTATATAAAGATTACACTAGAGATGAAATAAAGAATTTAATAGACTTAGTAGAGAATAGAGAGGATGGTTCTATATATACGGCAGTTTCATTTTATGGATTAGGTGGAGCAATTGCTGATATAGACAATAAAAGTACAGCTTTTTATTATAGAGATGCTAAATTTATTATGGGGATACAATCAGTATGGGAAGAAGCGATATATGCACCTAAAAATAGAGAATGGGTTAAGGGTAAGGTAGAGTATATAAAGACAATTACAAAAGGTACATTTATTAATTTTCCTTTTGTAGAACTTAATGATTACGAAAAAGAATATTACGGGGAAAATTTATCAAAATTAAAGTGTATAAAAAGCAAATATGATCCAGAAAATGTATTTAATTTTCCACAAAGTATAAAATTAAAATAG
- a CDS encoding carbon starvation CstA family protein, whose product MISFLISLVLLVVGYFTYGKFVEKTFGTNDLNKAPSETMQDGVDFVPMSWPRIFLIQFLNIAGLGPIFGAIAGALWGPAAFLWIVFGCIFAGAVHDFFTGVLSMRNKGASVADLVGKYLGDIPRKVMVVFSVVLLVLVGVVFLTGPADLLKTLTGIDRNIFIVIIIIYYIAATVLPVDKIIGKIYPLFGACLLIMAVGIGAGILIEGYTIPEIQFINFHPKGTPIFPYLFITIACGAISGFHATQSPIMARCVRKESEARKVFYGAMIAEGVIALIWAAAAMSFFGGTPGLSEALANGGPSTIVNTISNTLMGKVGAVLAVLGVVACPITSGDTAFRSARLTIADTIGMKQDKFANRFKIAIPLFIVGIALTFIDFAIIWRYFSWANQTLAMIMLWAASAYMVQAKKNYWICTIPAVFMSAVTSAYILQAPEGFRLAAGISNTIGILFALVLFVIFIRYTRKKAQENISE is encoded by the coding sequence ATGATATCATTTTTAATTTCATTAGTATTATTAGTAGTTGGATACTTCACTTATGGTAAATTTGTGGAGAAGACCTTTGGAACTAACGATTTAAACAAGGCACCATCAGAAACTATGCAAGATGGAGTTGATTTTGTGCCAATGAGTTGGCCAAGGATATTTCTTATTCAATTTTTAAATATTGCAGGATTAGGACCAATCTTTGGTGCTATAGCAGGGGCTTTATGGGGACCAGCCGCATTTTTATGGATAGTATTTGGATGTATATTTGCAGGTGCAGTTCATGATTTCTTTACTGGAGTACTATCTATGAGAAATAAAGGCGCATCTGTAGCAGATTTGGTTGGTAAATATCTAGGAGATATACCAAGAAAGGTAATGGTTGTATTTTCAGTAGTTTTATTAGTATTAGTAGGTGTTGTATTCTTAACAGGACCTGCAGATTTATTAAAAACTTTAACAGGAATAGATAGAAATATATTTATTGTAATAATCATAATTTACTATATTGCAGCTACAGTATTACCTGTTGATAAAATAATAGGTAAAATTTATCCTCTTTTTGGAGCTTGTCTTTTAATTATGGCAGTGGGAATAGGGGCTGGAATTTTAATAGAAGGATACACAATTCCAGAAATTCAATTTATTAATTTCCATCCAAAGGGAACACCAATATTCCCATATTTATTTATAACAATAGCATGTGGAGCTATTTCAGGATTCCATGCAACTCAATCACCAATAATGGCAAGATGTGTTAGAAAAGAGTCAGAGGCTAGAAAAGTATTTTATGGAGCAATGATTGCAGAAGGTGTAATTGCACTAATCTGGGCAGCTGCAGCCATGAGTTTCTTTGGTGGAACACCTGGTTTAAGTGAAGCTTTAGCAAATGGTGGACCTTCAACTATAGTAAATACAATATCAAACACTTTGATGGGAAAAGTTGGAGCTGTACTAGCCGTATTAGGGGTTGTTGCTTGTCCTATAACTTCTGGAGATACAGCATTTAGAAGTGCTAGATTAACTATTGCAGATACTATAGGAATGAAGCAAGACAAGTTTGCAAATAGATTTAAAATAGCAATACCTCTATTTATAGTAGGAATTGCATTAACATTTATTGATTTTGCAATAATATGGAGATATTTCTCTTGGGCTAATCAAACCTTAGCAATGATTATGTTATGGGCAGCATCAGCATATATGGTACAAGCTAAGAAGAATTATTGGATTTGTACAATACCAGCAGTATTTATGTCTGCTGTAACTAGTGCATATATACTTCAAGCTCCTGAAGGATTTAGACTAGCAGCTGGTATATCAAATACAATTGGAATATTATTTGCATTAGTTTTATTTGTAATATTTATTAGATATACAAGAAAAAAAGCACAAGAAAATATATCAGAGTAA
- a CDS encoding LytR/AlgR family response regulator transcription factor — protein MNCIIVDDELPAREELKYFVKNFSDIDILGEFEDGADALKFLQDNNVDVLFLDINIPGIDGINLAKILNKLNFIGKIVFITAYKDYALDAFDIHAFDYLLKPFSEERIISSLERLEKLNIECKEIDSKSDKLSVIKNGKIYVVNTKDIYYLEAAGRTVKVFINGEEYLSKHKISELENKLSSKEFYKSHRSYIVNLDKVEEIKPWFNGTYVLKIKNIEKEIPVSRNKVKDFKKILTL, from the coding sequence ATGAATTGTATTATAGTAGATGATGAATTACCAGCAAGAGAAGAGCTTAAGTATTTTGTTAAAAATTTTAGTGATATAGATATTTTAGGAGAGTTTGAAGATGGAGCAGATGCATTAAAGTTTTTACAAGATAATAATGTTGATGTATTATTTTTAGATATAAATATACCAGGAATAGACGGTATTAATTTAGCTAAAATATTAAATAAACTTAATTTTATAGGGAAGATAGTATTTATAACAGCGTATAAGGACTATGCTTTAGATGCCTTTGATATTCATGCCTTCGATTATTTATTAAAGCCGTTTTCAGAGGAAAGAATTATTTCATCTTTAGAAAGATTAGAAAAATTAAATATAGAATGTAAAGAAATAGATTCTAAAAGTGATAAACTATCTGTTATTAAAAATGGGAAAATATATGTAGTTAATACTAAGGATATATATTATTTAGAGGCAGCAGGAAGAACTGTTAAAGTCTTTATTAATGGGGAAGAATATTTATCTAAACATAAGATTTCAGAATTAGAAAATAAACTTTCAAGTAAAGAATTTTATAAGTCTCATAGATCATATATAGTAAATTTAGACAAAGTAGAAGAGATAAAACCATGGTTTAACGGCACATATGTTTTAAAGATAAAGAATATAGAAAAAGAAATACCTGTTAGTAGGAATAAAGTAAAGGACTTTAAGAAAATATTAACTTTATAA
- a CDS encoding sensor histidine kinase: MADKAEIKALQTQINPHFLFNSLHTITSFVRINPDRARELIVNLSDYLRYNLEVNGDMISLKKEIEQVKAYVSIVEARFGDKIKAHYEISEEDMDIKIPPLTIEPLIENAIKHGILKKRTGENIWIRCEKYKNGHIIVIEDDGCGIDKNIIDKVYNGQAEENRIGLYNVHCRMKLIYGRGLKIERLDKGTRISFEI, encoded by the coding sequence ATGGCAGATAAAGCAGAAATTAAAGCATTGCAAACTCAAATAAATCCTCATTTTTTATTTAACTCTCTTCATACTATTACTTCTTTTGTAAGAATAAATCCAGATAGAGCTAGAGAGTTAATTGTAAATTTATCGGATTATTTAAGATATAATTTAGAAGTAAATGGTGATATGATTTCCTTAAAAAAAGAAATTGAACAAGTTAAAGCATATGTTTCTATAGTAGAAGCTAGATTTGGAGATAAAATTAAAGCACATTATGAAATATCTGAGGAAGATATGGATATTAAAATTCCTCCATTAACAATAGAGCCACTCATAGAAAATGCAATAAAGCATGGAATTTTAAAAAAGAGAACTGGTGAAAATATATGGATAAGATGTGAGAAATACAAAAACGGTCATATAATAGTCATAGAAGATGATGGATGCGGAATAGATAAAAACATAATAGATAAAGTTTATAATGGACAAGCTGAGGAAAATAGAATAGGACTATATAATGTTCATTGCAGGATGAAGCTTATATATGGAAGAGGATTGAAAATAGAAAGGCTAGATAAAGGAACAAGAATTTCCTTTGAAATATAA
- a CDS encoding stage V sporulation T C-terminal domain-containing protein: MFLIAIMVENGREIINGIYVPMVIINSLGILLVMTIIKSIFDEKERLEGEQARKTLEITNKTLPYFKEVTEESLKKVCEIIRSSIDAQIVILTDKEDILAYSSQNSQLKLNNRKIVSDYTKKVLKNGETAILKKGEGIQLFSCIEGKESKAAIITPLIYDSQVIGTLKVYFNKENHITEKISI, from the coding sequence ATGTTTTTAATAGCTATCATGGTTGAGAATGGAAGAGAAATAATTAATGGTATATATGTACCTATGGTTATAATTAATTCATTAGGAATTTTATTAGTTATGACTATTATAAAAAGTATATTTGATGAAAAGGAAAGGTTAGAGGGGGAGCAGGCAAGAAAAACCTTAGAGATAACAAATAAGACCTTACCTTATTTTAAAGAAGTTACAGAAGAATCTTTGAAAAAGGTTTGTGAAATAATTAGATCTAGTATAGATGCTCAAATAGTTATATTAACTGACAAAGAAGATATTTTAGCTTATTCATCACAAAATAGTCAGTTAAAGCTTAATAATAGAAAAATAGTTAGTGATTATACTAAGAAAGTTTTGAAAAATGGAGAGACAGCTATATTAAAAAAAGGTGAAGGAATACAATTATTTAGTTGTATAGAAGGAAAGGAATCTAAAGCAGCTATAATAACTCCTTTAATTTATGATAGTCAAGTTATAGGAACTTTAAAAGTATATTTTAATAAAGAAAACCATATTACAGAAAAAATAAGCATTTAG
- a CDS encoding LytS/YhcK type 5TM receptor domain-containing protein, with protein sequence MWRLLSQLASNLGYVVLIAFTMSRSKIIQRAIQHKIQTKKDILIVSILFSLLGMIGTYLGINYNGAIVNIRNVSIVAASITCGPIVGGIAGAIASLHRLCYGPLIGTTIPCAIGTLLAGILPGLLYKNTI encoded by the coding sequence ATGTGGAGATTATTAAGTCAATTAGCAAGTAATTTAGGATATGTAGTACTTATTGCATTTACAATGTCTAGAAGCAAAATAATTCAAAGAGCAATACAACATAAAATACAGACTAAAAAGGATATATTAATAGTTTCTATATTATTTTCTTTATTAGGAATGATAGGAACATACTTAGGAATAAACTATAATGGAGCAATAGTTAATATAAGAAATGTAAGTATTGTAGCAGCATCAATAACCTGTGGGCCAATAGTTGGAGGGATAGCAGGAGCTATTGCTAGCTTGCATAGATTATGCTATGGACCATTAATTGGCACAACAATTCCCTGCGCTATTGGAACACTATTAGCAGGGATTTTACCAGGTTTATTATATAAAAATACGATATAA